The Populus alba chromosome 6, ASM523922v2, whole genome shotgun sequence genomic interval AATGAACATCAAAATATATGCCAAGGCAAAAACAACAACTGTCACTAAGAAAATCTTGATGAATATCACCTGAGATTCTATCATTTCTTCTGTATAGTAGCCATCAAAATAGTCATCAAGAATGCCCACCAAAGTCCTGAGAAGTTCCACCAAAACAAACCAGTTCATAAAACTAACTTGGCTACAGTTAGCTTGTTGTCAATTTGCTTCATGGATGCATGTGCAGATTAATGGAGGAAACatataaagtaaaaacaaatgcaaaaacTTTTCAAGTCCATTCCTAATGAAAAAGGGGGGAAATGAAATTTGGGTCCCAAATATAAAGCCAACAATTTCAATTCCATTCCATACTCACAATGCCCCATTCagatgttttattaaataattatcccTGGTTACTTTAGAGAGCATGTACCTTGTTTAAAGCAATAGATGAAAGAAATGAGCTACTCAAACCTACCAAAAGGCATTTTCTTCAGGCATCAGAAGGAGCAATAAGCCAGCAAAGAAATTCATTGCCTGCAAATGTTTTCATACTAATTAAGGTAAGTAATAAAAGAGATCACACCAGTCTGCATTATATTAAAAGAAGCCTATCACATGAGTTGCATTTAACGGAACAAACTGCAGAAATACAAAGGTAACAGACAACCAAAGTAGCAGATTTTTATGTCATAGTTCTTGCAGGaatgttttaataatatatcagTTAACAATCCAAATCAAGAAATCAGTTTCCCCCCTTGTTTCTTTGGCTTAAGAAGTGCCCTCAAAAATAGAAACAGCCAAGGTCACCATTAGACAATAATCAATACATAAAGATAGTTCAAGGATTAGGGATATGGTAAAAGGATGGCCAGTTGAAGCAAGTCGAGCCTGTTATGACTGGTGTACAGCCTATTACCTAACCTGATCACTTAAAAAACTCAGGTTTGCCAATAAAGTTAGTTTGGAGCAAATCAGACCCTGATATGTTCAAAAACCTTCAAATTCATCTCTTTTCAGGAAAACAATGACTTCTTCCTTTCATACAACAAGGATAAGCTTTgcataaaaatcttttttttttcaattatgaggTCTTGAGCGtcaattactttaaattatgaCACTAGTGTTTAATTACCAGAAACCAAGAAAGTAAAACATAATGAACAGTGAACTggttataagaaaatgaaactgCAGAGGAAATGGCGAATGAAAAGAACGAGATTGAGGGctggagagagagaaaggagaaacaaaaagaaatttagaAGGGCAATCTAACAAATATCACTAGCATAGCTGTCTCAAAAGTTGGTTAGTGTGATGGAGCTTAGGCTTTGACTTCATTCTGTAGTTATTAGTCAAAAGAAAAATGTCTACACAATTTTGGgcccaaaaagaaaagattgagctaaaaaaaatcaaggaattaTTTGGATCGTTAGAATTAACAAAGAAGGCTTGGTCAGATCCTAATTACCTGACAATACCCCACTGAAGGGTTATGTCGAGCATATGCAACAAGTACACGCCTCAAGGAATCCCTACCACGCTCATCCAAGGCAGGATGACCTGGGAAAGTTCGTGGTATGTCCTGTAaagtaaacacaaaaatcattctAGGGAGAAAACTTGATTGCaacccaaagaaaaagaattggaaCCTACAAATTTAAAAGACTGAACCATAAAATCCAAGGTACATGCATCTAATGACCTTCTCAATCTGCTTTTTCCATTTTCTGGGTGCAGCATTTGAGTTATTGTGTTCCTTGCTTTCATCTGTATTAGTTTCTTCAGCAAGAAGCCCCTCATAATATCTCTCCACTCGACGTGTCTTCACACCGACAAAGGCTTGCCACACCTATAATGTCAGAATCATACATGGAAGATGTACTTTTGCACATATAAGGAGTTAAAAAGTCCATTGATAAACTCAACAGTGTCAGATTTACCTCTCCCCTGAGATCCTTTGGAACTCCCCCACGGACGAGGAACTCGAGCTCTTTCCAAGGAAAGAATGATTCAGGGGACTCCTTACTATCCATGTTGGTTTCTTCTGTGGATTTGTCAACATTGTCATCAGAAGTCTCTTTAATGCATAATTCCTTGTCAATTTCCGCCACAGAGGCTCCTCCTGAAGATCCTGTCTTTTTTATAGATGGAAGATGGTCTCCGTTTATGGTATTATGCCTGTATTTCAtatcctttatgttcttaactCGTGAACTCATCATATTCTCAATAACATGAAGAGATGGTCTCGTCCAAGACCACGATTGAACCTTGTTGgcctttgtttcttttaaaagcTGCCCCTCCTTGTCAGATTCTTTTGAAAGCAGTGTCTCCCTTTCTTGTATTTGTGAAGCTTGCACCTCCTTCTGAGGTTCCTCTGAAAGTTGTACCTCCTTCTCTGGTTCCTCTGAAAGATCGTCCTCCTTCTCAGGTTGCTCCGAATGTTTCACCTCCTTCTCAGGTTGCTCTGAATGTTGCTGGTTCCTCTGAAAGTTCATGATCGTTGCACCTCCTTCTCAGGTTGCTCTGATCGTTGCACCTCCTTCTCTGGTTCCTCTGAAAGTTGCACCTCCTTCTCAGGTTGCTCTGAAAGTTTGACCTCTTTCCCAGGATAACTTTTGGTTGAACCATCAGAATCTGAATTCTTGTCACTTGAATCATCCTCCTCCCGGCCCCTTTCAAAAACAGTCTCTTCTCTCAACTCATCAGCCTCAGCCTGCAATTTCTCTCTACATTCCTCCTCGGAAGAGCTAGAATGATTAGATTTTGCTTGCTGTTCAATGAAGTTGTTCCATTTATATGACctttcctcttcctcctcctgaTACCATAAAAGTACTACTGTATTGGAGTGAAAACACCTTTTAACTCTTTAATTTTACAATTGCTTTCACTGTCCTATACTCAACACTTCACAATACTCGGTGACACAAATTCAGCGAAATAAGAACTGAAGAAACATTTGAACAAGAAACAAGAggataacatatatatattatatcctCAATTTAGTGATGAGAAACTAATGTTTCTTTACACCAGAAGTTAGAAAGAAATTGCAACTGTCTAATACCATTTGCTTTCCAATCATATCATTTTATCAATTCTCGATACAAGGTCAATGATTCTAAAAATGATCCACGCCAATCACTTACGCTAAACATCTTGATTTGAGAAAATTTCTTAATATGTGTCTGCCATACCTTATAGATATTTGCGTAATCTCTATATCTTTGTATGTGTTGAGGTCTTAAAGCAAATCCATAGCCGTCCCTGTTGACATCATCAGCAACAATTTCTTCATTCTCAAATACCCCCAAATCAGTCATCGAAAATCCCCATTTCGGAGAAAATGAAAGCACTCAATGCAAACAAattcattcattaaaaaagaaaagggacaaCATATTGCCAAAAACAAGATCTTTAAACACGAATGTAAGAAACCTTGAATGTAATGGAATTGAACTTGCCTGGATTCAACCTCCAACGCACGCCTACTCAACAAGGACAACAACATCCTTCACACGTATAATTCCAATCCTACTTCCCATAGCTCTCTCTTTTCATTTAAACGTGCCAATATCACAATTTTACACCTCTCATGATAATCTATACATATCACCCTCACAATTTCTTGAAAAACCAACTAGGCATTTCATTCACTATCATTAAAGCAtccgaaatttttttttttttttataaagggcTCAATCTAGACTGTTATAGGCATGCAACACCGTCAGCTATGAGATTCACGagagagcaaaaaaaataaaaccagaaCATTTCAAAGAATTTTGAGAGAGATGAGCATCAAATGACACGTGGAAATAAGAGAAGTGTTCGTTGTTGTAATACCTTCTGTGTTGGATGATGTGGAGGAGGTTGAAGCTCTTCTCCATCATCTTCGGGTTTGTTATGATTTGTCGAGATCTAAGGATGTTTCCTTGATTTACTTAGAATCTTGCCTCGTCCTCTCCTGCTGCTATACATGACTTGTTATATCGTGAGCTGCTTGTTTTGAAGCCGCTGTTGGCTCTGTTCCGGCCTGGCCTGGCCGTTACAGAATCGATTGTCACGTGCTGTGTTTGCGTAGGCGGGTAAAAGGACGTGGCCTTTAatcaataataaagataaacaCCATCAACTCAGCTGGGTTGACTTTGACCCCCCTCTGTTTGCACATTCCACGACGTGTCGTTTAGGGCTGTGGGGAGCCCATCACTATCGTCTTCATTTCTGATTCACCTTCCATAAGTGTCCAGGCTCTATTTATGTCTCTCATTTACAGACCTGCTGGGAGGACAGCAACCTTTTCTCTTAATATCGTTGACAGAATACAAAGCTCAATGCTCAAACGACTAGAATTTTGTTGGTGAAATGGATGTTTACTTGGCAAACATTGTggatatttcttttcaatattttgGAGCCAAAATCATGAATCTTGAGTGGAGGAGGCTTATAGCATAGGAGTTTGATtggttcaatgttttttttatccttgtagattttagtcttttttttttacaagtatttttattaatagtttttcaataaatttatttttaaaattaaattgaatgatatttaaattttttaattaaattcaggtttatattttaataaattataattttttttaaattagactAGATTTAAGAGGTTCATCTAaacttgcttgattttttttttaaattgatattttttctatttttttataattaaattaatattaagttgtttgATAATCCGAATAGGTTCAGGtatagtttttttcattgttttttattattattttatttattgttgttgctaCTCCTTAtagtattatttaaatttgcaATTTAATAACTTgggacttgatttttttaatctatcactttttttatattaacaaaaaaattattaatgacaCTTGAGAGACTAATCTGGTAATAAACAAAAGTGGCATGGGACGTCAATTATATTTCCTTTGTTAGAGATAGGAAAGCATATCATTGCCAATACCCCCACCCATTGcattgcgtttttttttttactgaattgTTTTGGAAATGATtaaactgtatttttaaaaaaaaattatattattttttaatattttaaaatcgtATTAATGtgatagtataaaaaataaaataaaaatattatttttaatatattttcaaataaaaatactttaaaaattaactttttatgaCACTACTAAATACCCCACTTGTAAGTTGTTGCATGCCATTGacaatctaatttttatttggtcCAAGAGCACGGCCACAGATTCACCTAGCTAGATATATTTTGCCACCCACCCTTCTAATTTTTCATCCcgttatgttttccttttcttttttctttttgtactttaattttttccaaaacataaaattattatttattattgattgaCATTATTACATGGATATGGCCCAGCAGGGCGGAAGGAGGGGGGCAAGCAGGGGACCCGGGCCCCCCTAAAATATTCTGCccctataatatatatagagaggTAATTAAGTGTGGATGAGAATTTTTTATTCCTAtacaaaaataagtttttcttattgtaataataagtgcaatttttcaatttgaattttttaaaattaatttacgtACCCTAATATAaatttgtaaatataaatttcattaCTTTTGCACAATAAATTTTGCAGCcggtcaaaaaacaaaaatataaatatgaattaataagtaaaaattttcaacgaaaaaaattgaaatagagccatgcaattaatttatttttcaattaaacaaaataaggtaacttaaatttaaaatctatttttattttattttgagatgtttgtttaataatttgatgaggttttttttatatattaaggtaccatttttgcttttatttttttcttagatctgCTAATTTTACCAATTccttttgaattcttgttatagtgtttttttttaatttaattagatatatttcattggtttgttttgattatactttgattttttttaaaatgttttgtttttagcagaatcaccaaaattataaattttttctcacgatatatgtgtttgattttaggttgaagccatgacaaaataaaaagaattgttttttttttttcaaaaaaaaatattgataactcgcGCTTAGTGAACAACTCCAATGTGCATGTTAAAGTTATGATTGAGCAACTCCAATGCGGCCTCAGTTTTTTACAAAGAACCCCGTTGATCAGTGAGAAtagttctttattattttttgctttatttcaaagtttatcaaatataaataatgcttcgttttagctaatgtttcttataaTACTTTATATGTTTATATTGAATAGATTAAAGACGCAACATTAAAGTGATGAAtatattatgaagatgaaattaacttcattgCTTTGACTcaaatttgatatttcttcaaacTTTTACCTCATACAAAGATCATTATATGTTTATAGtaaagttatttgaataaaactaaattatacaaGGTTTTTTCCAGCTCATGTCaatcaagtaaaataaatattatattttattaatattaattaatggcCCCCGCCTAACAAATAATTCTAGCTCCCCCTTGGATAGCAACGGTTGCTAAGTAGTTCTTGTTTGGAAGCGtagttggttgtttttttaagttttttttttattaaaaataattaaaatatatattttttaattttttttaaatcaacgcatcaaaataatctaaaaattaataaaaatatattaatttaaatcaagaaaaaaaacattcaaattttttcaaaactattttttaaaatgtaaaaacaaaagttttatcCATTTtaacaatgctttttttttttttaattagaatttttttttgtatcatatTAGAAATGGAATTAGCAGTTAGGCATCACAAAAATAACATTTACTATTACTAATTGTTATTAGGCAGTAGAGTATAACAGATTTGAGTCACACTaactgtaatttattttttaattctttaatcatcatagttttgaaattcggTCCAACTCGAAGCTAGAACAGctagattaaagaaaaaaataaaaaaaaaataaaaaatcgtgTAACCGGGCAAATCTCAGAAAAACTGCGATTgtacttgttaatttttttttttcactaaaataatgtttttttttgtttttttttttaaaaaattaatctaggcTAACTTTAATGACCCGATCAAAACCTGAAATCCAAATCTTAAAACCAGACCAGATCTAAAAACAACGACTATCATGTAATGGGGAAGAGAGTGTGGCTAAATAATAAAGTGGCGTTTAGTAGTTATTGGTGCCCTATGATATAAATaagtgaataaaaatatttttggttttaagagatgaaaataaaaataaaaatataaaaaaataaatttttgttttataaaataattttaaaatgaattttaatttatatatttttaaaatagtagaTATAATGTAACATATCTCTagagaataatatttattatctaactaaaaaataaatatcaattttttttctacatatATAAGTTTGAATaaactttttcatattttattttatgttatcaaTCTTAACGCtaacaaatatataaacacaattatttttattttatatctcactatcaaacaacaaaattctaatctattttattttattttctagtctGTCTCGGAAGGAAACAAATTGGTACATAATATCTTGAATGAATAAGTTTGGACCagtaaatagataaaatataccATAAAGATGCAAAATCTTTATACAGG includes:
- the LOC118048531 gene encoding LOW QUALITY PROTEIN: uncharacterized protein (The sequence of the model RefSeq protein was modified relative to this genomic sequence to represent the inferred CDS: inserted 1 base in 1 codon), encoding MMEKSFNLLHIIQHRRDGYGFALRPQHIQRYRDYANIYKEEEEERSYKWNNFIEQQAKSNHSSSSEEECREKLQAEADELREETVFERGREEDDSSDKNSDSDGSTKSYPGKEVKLSEQPEKEVQLSEEPEKEVQRSEQPEKEVQXIMNFQRNQQHSEQPEKEVKHSEQPEKEDDLSEEPEKEVQLSEEPQKEVQASQIQERETLLSKESDKEGQLLKETKANKVQSWSWTRPSLHVIENMMSSRVKNIKDMKYRHNTINGDHLPSIKKTGSSGGASVAEIDKELCIKETSDDNVDKSTEETNMDSKESPESFFPWKELEFLVRGGVPKDLRGEVWQAFVGVKTRRVERYYEGLLAEETNTDESKEHNNSNAAPRKWKKQIEKDIPRTFPGHPALDERGRDSLRRVLVAYARHNPSVGYCQAMNFFAGLLLLLMPEENAFWTLVGILDDYFDGYYTEEMIESQVDQLVFEELIREKFPKLVNHLDYLGVQVAWISGPWFLSIFINMLPWESVLRVWDVLLFEGNRVMLFQTALALMELYGPALVTTKDAGDAITLLQSLAGSTFDSSQLVLTACIGYLAVTEARLLQLREKHRPAVLVVVEERSKGGRVWKGSKGLASKLYSFKHDPGSLVEEKKVSEGDKSLLESHSSNLDDLLSGLSVDPEVDSLPDLQEQVVWLKVELCRLMEEKRSAILRAEELETALMEMVQQDNRRQLSAKVEQLEQEVADLRQALANKKEQEAAMLKVLIRVEQEQKITEEARIGAEQDAAAQRYAVNVFQEKYEKAVASLAQMEQRVVMAESMLEATVQYQSGKAKALSSPRSVSSSVGSPRRRIGLFGLGWRDRNKDKDKPTNDDTGTS